Proteins from one Juglans microcarpa x Juglans regia isolate MS1-56 chromosome 6S, Jm3101_v1.0, whole genome shotgun sequence genomic window:
- the LOC121237090 gene encoding uncharacterized protein LOC121237090 yields MEDGRQSACSSMAMSLVSRLDHLDFMIKYLERKQRIPIWRSNDSLLLEQAGLQRECIPMDLAVKEAGFKGSLSDRVASLEHRLSQLCLEMQSSSTSGSSSRDSTQTLADTSSLGFNINPNIHGHRPVSHDVSVNRLEIQRKPHGVPEKLKIASPDANQHLGNSRPNKNKKKCKSQKTGISANWPLLKMLGC; encoded by the exons ATGGAAGATGGAAGACAATCAGCTTGCTCGTCTATGGCGATGTCTCTTGTTTCTAGGTTGGATCATTTGGATTTCATG ATCAAGTATTTGGAAAGAAAGCAAAGAATACCAATATGGAGAAGCAATGATAGTTTGCTGCTGGAACAAGCAGGACTGCAGAGGGAATGCATCCCAATGGATTTGGCAGTAAAGGAGGCTGGCTTTAAAGGGTCACTGTCTGATCGGGTGGCATCTCTTGAACATAGGCTTTCTCAG CTATGCCTAGAGATGCAATCTAGCAGCACATCAGGCTCCTCATCACGCGATTCAACACAAACACTTGCTGACACTTCAAGCCTAGGATTCAACATCAATCCCAATATCCATGGTCACAGACCTGTATCCCATGATGTCAGTGTGAATAGGCTCGAAATTCAG CGAAAACCTCATGGAGTGCCAGAAAAGTTGAAGATTGCAAGTCCAGATGCGAATCAGCACCTTGGGAATAGTAGGCCCaataagaacaagaagaaatgcAAAAGCCAGAAAACGGGAATTTCTGCAAATTGGCCACTCTTAAAAATGCTAGGTTGCTAA